Part of the Xenopus tropicalis strain Nigerian chromosome 3, UCB_Xtro_10.0, whole genome shotgun sequence genome, TCTCTGCCACCTGTACCCTGTACAGGCAGCTATACTTGTCATTCAGACCCTTTTTACTTGTTTGTAGCGGTACTGTTTCCAGCAAAAAGATGCACCGACTGTATAATGTGCTGACGTTTGTTGGCCAGTATACGGCTATCCTGTAATATTTAACACCTTAAAGTACTTTGCAGAAATAGTCTTTAACAGTGGTTGTAGGACTTTATTGTTTCAAGTGCCCCCCATTAGCTCTTAACAAGGTTACATATGTAGGAAAGCTTTGGTATCATTCAACCATAATTCCAAgtatatctaggagagcaaatgcaTTCTCACCACAAATAACTccctgaccttcaagctgggttcCAGCTGTATTTAGCAATGTTTAAGGCCTCCCCCACCACACCCCAGTTTGGGAACTACCAGTCTATTGAAATTATAGGGAAAATACACCCACCTTTTAACAGGAGTtcatttagttgggcttatgtagaaaatgtGCACCCCCCACTTCATAGTGGGTGCTGCAcaaattctctggaaagcagagggacctcAAGCTTTACATACAAAAACTGGAGTACAATGAAGTAACATCTGATATATAGGTGCTTACAAAACAAGCAACATTCATGGGCGTCGTGGCCTCAGGGTGTCGCTCGAAGGCAGGTATGCACTACACAGGCAGGAAGGGAGATAAGCTTATAAATCAGAGTTATAAAGACAGTACCCATCCTTCTTTAAACAAttgcttttatttctttaatataaaaatacttatttacagaaataaatatataacgtAAATAAATTACCAACACATGAAATTTTAAGAgcaggaaaaattaaaaaaaaaaaaatatttacagtacaCACAAGATTTTCTCTTATAGTGCTGATGACTCAAAACATTATTTACAATATAAGATGGTAGGCATCTTCCAATATCAAATCAAATACACAAAACAGTGGATAGCTCATGGCCCTCCAAAAGTTTACTGAACTACCAACATCTTGTTGTAGAAATCGCAGTTAAAAACATGTGGAGGACCACAGGCTGCCCATCCCGCCATACACAGATACACGAGGGAGTGTGGGACATTTGGCAGAGTTATCCGTATGACATACCTTTTGCAAATTCTATCCAAAAAAATAATGTCCGAATATTTGGCCCTATGAGAATTCATTGAATTTTGCCCAGCAGTTACAAAAAAGGAATAGTCTGAGTTCCCTTAATAATTACAGAGCAATACAGTTAAaagattattaaaataaaaaggttAGTTTATCCAAAACTCACATCTGTGTCATGCTTCAAAAACACATTTACACGAACACTCATCAACCACAGAGCGACTGCATCAGAAATATGTGATTGAGGCAGTCATTTAATGTGTGACCTGATGCAAAGCAACAGACAGGGTTGAGCAAGTCAGTGTTGTACGTACAGGAGTGGTTGGTCCTTCTCATTGGGGGGAAAGGATAAATTAATCAGTGGAACTGACTTTGGAAGTGTGAATACTACAGTACAAATGGTTCTAACAGATCCCTGCAATTGTGTCTTCTCTTCTTTTTAACTGAGCACTGACCTCTTCCTCCTACACAGCGATCCCGAGGCAGCAGCATGGATGATTTCGGTCACAGTTGACGTCATTCTGAATAAGCCTCATCTGAACATATGTAAACAGTATACGTGCATGGTGATTTAttgcagaacttttttttttttttttttactgaactgCTGCAAGGCgagaatgatttttttgcaacCCTTTCCCTTGGTAAAGGACTGCCAACATGGTCCGATAAAGTATTTAATCGTCTGGAGTCTCTCATGCATTATTGCTGCGGTGACCCTGAACCTCCAGGAAGAGGGATGTTGCCTGGTTTCATTTTACTCACTAAACAAGCAAGGTAAAGGATTAACTATCTTCTTAGCGAGCTCTTCTCTTATTACGCCCACAAAGGCTTAGGTTAGGTACATTTGGAAATACTGAACATCAAACTACAGGAGAGGGAGCTTTACCAAGGCAACATGAGAACTTGGTCCTTCTTCATACCCAATATTTTCAGTCCATAGATGGACAGGGGCTTTCATTTTGGCTTTGTCCCTTCACCACACCTCTAGTCCCTGAGgtagtttaaaacaaaaataatataataaaatttatACCAGTGCAAACTGCGCAAGAGGCACAAAACAGTGTCAAACAGATGATTCTTCTGGATTGGAGTCTGGTAATGCTTGCCTCTGCTTTAGCTTCCACCGAAGTTCCTCATTAAGGTCCCCCAGCTGAGGGTGCTCCTCAGCCACTCCCCCTCCAAGTGTCAGTCGGATATAACCATTACTACTTGAGCCCCGAACCCCTGCTAAAAGCATATGGTTGGGTGAATGCAGGGGAGGTGAAGGAAGAGGCTGCCCAGGAATACCATTTCCAGAAGGCGAGGAGGAGCCAGTGCTGTTCTGGCACAATGCATGACCAGGTACAATTTTCAGTGAACCATCAGAATAGTAGAAAGAGGAAGGGTCCCACAGTTTCTCATCAGAGTCTGCACTAGGCAGGCACTTAGGTGTCTTGGGTTGGGAAGGCAATTTGATAGGATATACCAATGTGTTCTCCATAGATTTGGAACCTTTTTCCAGCTCATCCTTTAACTTCCTGCGCAGGTAGACAACAGCTAGGAAAAGGGCCAGGCACACAGCCCCCAGTGCTATCACCATCATCCACACCAGGCCCAGCCCATCCAAAGGAGCACGAGATTCAAGAATAAGGGAAGGCGAGGCCACCACAGTAAGCTGGTAGTTCTCTGAAGTCAGTCGGGTTCCCTGCTCTTCTGAGAAACAGACGTAGGAACCAGAATGATGAGTGCCCACGCCAAGAATGACCAGTGCCTGCAGAGTGGCGTCAAAGAGGACAGAATCATCCTGGTCACTTCCCATGTCTTGCCCATCGAATGTCCAGATAGGTTCTGCCAAGTTAGAGGATAACTGGCAAGGAAGGACCACGTTTGTCCCAATTCCAATAGTAATGTTCTTTGAAAAGTATCTCACTGCTGGACAAAAGAAAAAGAGTGTAAATATATTACAGCAAACTTGCAAACACACCCTTATGTGCGTGAAACACACCTACACAGTCTCTAATGTATCATTACAGATGTATTATGTGTCACTGTGTGAACAATTGTTTCAACTCTTAAGTGGGATCAGTCTCTCTTTTTAGTATAATTTAAAGAAGGCACATAGCAGAAGTTAAAATCTCCACAATATTGTAGTCTATAATATATGATGCTGGATTTAATTTGGGCTAAATATAATCATTATCTTTGCCCTTGGGCCCTTTCTTGGAGCTCCCTAGAGATTCTCTttggtccctgtttcaaatgagggttcGTGTTCAAGTGGTCCCAGCCAGAAGGACAGTAGTACCCCCTAGGcagtcacagccctgcagtcacacaagcaaagataggcatcagttccctatcaggtcagcctagctgctgattggatcCTATCCTACAGTACAGTGTGCTGGGGCAGccacccccctgcacagcctaggaaaggaggcagcaggaagtagggaccagtggggtttttggagaaattttcaataaatcagcctgaaacacaacgtTTTAAAGCATGTTTGCTTTTCATACAGTATGTCTGAGTGAATAGATTATTATATAGATTTACACGGTTATATAACTAGCTAATGGAGACCGTGACCAGCTAATAGTGAGCATGGCAGCACACAAAAGACTTGACAAATATGTTTTAATCAAAACTTCCTCCTTCTGAAGACACACATGCAATAATATGGGAAAATCATTCCAGATATAATCTGTGACTTAACAGTCATATTAACTCTTAAACAGAATCAGTCTCTCTAATTTAAGGATATTCTAAAGATTTACACTGTTATATAACTAGTGAATTTGGTTATATAACCTCTGTGTGCGTGCCGATGAGCAATACAGGtaaatttaaaaagaaagttGTTCTATGTGCTTTGTATTTGTATGGACTTTCATATGAATTCCAAGATGGgttttttaaggtggccacacatgtggcgatttccgatggtcgcacgaaagatcgttccaatcggccactaacgttcggggctgaaacagcagataaggaggtagaaacaataggatttctacctccttctgccgattcagccctgaaggcagattttgatcaggcgccttctatggcgctcaatcaaaatcttttaacccgcccgatcggctagtcgaccgatatcagcagcctcctgcgatatcggtcgactcaccatacacgcaccgaatatcgtacgaaacgaggtttcgtacgacattattggtgcatgtatggccagctttagtccacATTTTCTTACAGAAACCAACACCTTCTGCATGGATTCCCAACACTGACCTGCATTCATGTTCTGCACCTCACATACTGATGTGTCGGAGTCCTGAATATCCTGAAGGAGTACAGACCTGTAAATATAAAGACAggttgttaaaaaataaataaataaccagtCCTGGGCAATTCGAGGCCTTTGTTATTAAATGACAACTCCAGGCACCACATTTAAGCTGTCAGTAGCATGGTGGGGGTTAATGGTTTACAACAGATTCAGGGCCACAGGTTGCACATACCTGCTAAtgacacacaatcacacatatgCACAAGAGAATAGTATCTAAGGCCTAACCCAATTTACCTGTGCTGTTCATCGGCACGCACACAGCGGCTAATATTAACATTCCAGGCGCAGTAGGGATCTCGAGCAAGTATGCAGTCAGCACAGGAGCGGTATTTACTGCAGTCTGCAAAGGGAAGCTGCACTAGCCCAGATTGTGAGCCCACATACAGAAGAGACTGGAAGAGGAAAAAAATTAAAGgttacaataaacatttttaaaaatcaatgtaaattgTTAAGAGCAACAGTAACAAGGATAGAATAATAGGGTAGTGGCAAGTCAAATAGAATGCCAGTCTAGAGAGGTGGAAtatgcaatataaaatataatatagaaaGAGTTTCTTGGGACTATAGGATTGGAAGCCTAGGGGACAGAGGATAATAGAAGATCACAATAGGTGGCCAAAGGGCAAGTTGTGGCATCCTGGAAGGAGAAGCAGACTTACCTTGCGGGAGGAAACGGCCAAGCTGTTCACAGGATAGGATTTGTCAAATACTTGCAGCTCCTCAATTATGTGCACCGTTGATCCAAAGCTCACAGCTTTATTTACCCAACCATTGTCTGGAATAAAAGGAACAGAGATGACAGTGAGTGAGATGAACCCCTATCAAAAGATGGTAGACTGGCTACCTATGAGTAAAGGACAGACCGGGCATTTTACAGATTCTTTTATTGCCTGAGTTTTATGTTTACTCCATGGAAGGgacacaaattaaataaataaacatgtcCACGATGTAAAGTGAATGAGAACTGCCGCTATGTGCTGGTTCCTGTCTAGTGACTTAGGCAACTAATTGCTAGAAAGTGCCCAGTGTGCCATTACTCTATGGTACTGGGTCATTTCTATTCATGCGtgtcatatatatattatgcctATCAAGAGCACTTCTTTACCTGTTCCAATGAAGAGGACATCATAAGGCTCCTTATCCAAACCCAAGGtcctctgcactgcaatggttgTGAAGTTTATTCCCCTTCTGACCAGCAATGGACG contains:
- the sema4c gene encoding semaphorin-4C isoform X2 encodes the protein MAMFPSCFFVLALLLRAEAWEWELTPRKTVRYHGVSVVRQSWRNGVSQVMTLTLDEDRGALYVGAREVIFSLDLSNIGKELRPPIIWQAPADKKAECAQKGKSNQTECFNYIRFLEEYNQTHLITCGTYAFQPKCAYIALSGFTLDADNLEEGKGKVPYDPAKGYTGLILDGALYSATMNNFLGTEPVIMRIVGQHNIMKTEYLASWLNEPNFVSSAHMPESVGSEIGDDDKIYYFFTERALEYDCSSEQVVSRVARICKGDLGGARTLQRKWTSFLKARLLCSIPELQLNFNLLKSVFKLEAEEWRSTQFFAAFQARWGDSPVSAVCQYSIHDIQKVFDGPYKEYREQSQKWGRYSDSVPSPRPGSCITNWHRNHGVYSSLELPDNTLNFVKKHPLMDDTVMPSQGRPLLVRRGINFTTIAVQRTLGLDKEPYDVLFIGTDNGWVNKAVSFGSTVHIIEELQVFDKSYPVNSLAVSSRKSLLYVGSQSGLVQLPFADCSKYRSCADCILARDPYCAWNVNISRCVRADEQHRSVLLQDIQDSDTSVCEVQNMNAVRYFSKNITIGIGTNVVLPCQLSSNLAEPIWTFDGQDMGSDQDDSVLFDATLQALVILGVGTHHSGSYVCFSEEQGTRLTSENYQLTVVASPSLILESRAPLDGLGLVWMMVIALGAVCLALFLAVVYLRRKLKDELEKGSKSMENTLVYPIKLPSQPKTPKCLPSADSDEKLWDPSSFYYSDGSLKIVPGHALCQNSTGSSSPSGNGIPGQPLPSPPLHSPNHMLLAGVRGSSSNGYIRLTLGGGVAEEHPQLGDLNEELRWKLKQRQALPDSNPEESSV
- the sema4c gene encoding semaphorin-4C isoform X1, whose translation is MAMFPSCFFVLALLLRAEAWEWELTPRKTVRYHGVSVVRQSWRNGVSQVMTLTLDEDRGALYVGAREVIFSLDLSNIGKELRPPIIWQAPADKKAECAQKGKSNQTECFNYIRFLEEYNQTHLITCGTYAFQPKCAYIALSGFTLDADNLEEGKGKVPYDPAKGYTGLILDGALYSATMNNFLGTEPVIMRIVGQHNIMKTEYLASWLNEPNFVSSAHMPESVGSEIGDDDKIYYFFTERALEYDCSSEQVVSRVARICKGDLGGARTLQRKWTSFLKARLLCSIPELQLNFNLLKSVFKLEAEEWRSTQFFAAFQARWGDSPVSAVCQYSIHDIQKVFDGPYKEYREQSQKWGRYSDSVPSPRPGSCITNWHRNHGVYSSLELPDNTLNFVKKHPLMDDTVMPSQGRPLLVRRGINFTTIAVQRTLGLDKEPYDVLFIGTDNGWVNKAVSFGSTVHIIEELQVFDKSYPVNSLAVSSRKSLLYVGSQSGLVQLPFADCSKYRSCADCILARDPYCAWNVNISRCVRADEQHRSVLLQDIQDSDTSVCEVQNMNAAVRYFSKNITIGIGTNVVLPCQLSSNLAEPIWTFDGQDMGSDQDDSVLFDATLQALVILGVGTHHSGSYVCFSEEQGTRLTSENYQLTVVASPSLILESRAPLDGLGLVWMMVIALGAVCLALFLAVVYLRRKLKDELEKGSKSMENTLVYPIKLPSQPKTPKCLPSADSDEKLWDPSSFYYSDGSLKIVPGHALCQNSTGSSSPSGNGIPGQPLPSPPLHSPNHMLLAGVRGSSSNGYIRLTLGGGVAEEHPQLGDLNEELRWKLKQRQALPDSNPEESSV